In Janthinobacterium sp. J1-1, a single genomic region encodes these proteins:
- a CDS encoding sulfurtransferase, translating into MHSEIHATPAISTAASPVAAAPADSFVNIAAYKFITLYDTEAMRPLYQEQCLALALKGTILLTPEGINMFLSGTRAHIDAFLAWVRSDERLADLEWKESLSNEQSHKRMLVKLKKEIITMRMPLIKPELGRAPSVDAHTLKRWLDAGVDDAGKPVVMMETRNAFEVDVGTFNNTLDYRIDKFTEFPAVAAAHKDELEGKTVVTFCTGGIRCEKAAIHMKEIGYDSVYQLDGGILKYFEEVGGAHYTGDCFVFDYRTALNPKLEPTETVQCFVCRAVVTPRQQLAPEYVYEVSCPHCHGKKTA; encoded by the coding sequence ATGCATTCCGAGATACACGCCACCCCCGCCATTTCCACCGCCGCCAGCCCTGTGGCGGCCGCGCCCGCCGATTCTTTTGTCAATATTGCAGCGTATAAATTCATCACGCTGTACGATACGGAAGCCATGCGCCCGCTATACCAGGAGCAATGCCTGGCACTGGCGCTGAAGGGCACCATCCTGCTCACCCCCGAAGGCATCAATATGTTTTTGTCGGGCACGCGCGCGCATATCGACGCGTTTCTCGCCTGGGTGCGCAGCGACGAACGGCTGGCGGACCTGGAGTGGAAGGAAAGTTTATCCAATGAGCAATCGCACAAGCGCATGCTGGTGAAGCTGAAAAAAGAAATCATCACCATGCGCATGCCCTTGATCAAGCCGGAACTGGGCCGCGCGCCGTCGGTCGACGCGCACACGCTCAAGCGCTGGCTGGACGCCGGCGTCGACGACGCGGGCAAACCGGTGGTGATGATGGAAACGCGCAACGCGTTCGAAGTCGACGTGGGTACCTTCAACAACACGCTGGATTATCGCATCGACAAGTTTACGGAATTCCCGGCCGTCGCCGCCGCACACAAGGACGAACTCGAAGGCAAGACCGTGGTGACCTTCTGCACCGGCGGCATCCGCTGCGAAAAAGCCGCCATTCACATGAAGGAAATCGGCTACGACAGCGTGTACCAGCTCGACGGCGGCATCCTGAAGTATTTCGAGGAAGTGGGCGGCGCGCATTACACGGGCGACTGCTTCGTGTTCGACTACCGCACCGCCCTCAATCCGAAGCTGGAGCCGACCGAAACCGTGCAGTGCTTCGTGTGCCGCGCGGTGGTGACGCCGCGCCAGCAGCTGGCGCCCGAGTATGTGTACGAAGTGTCTTGCCCGCATTGCCACGGCAAAAAAACCGCCTGA
- a CDS encoding glycosyltransferase family 2 protein, with protein MSQFKHVSTAVSGRRHSAPMGRSAPEAANYDIRQQSRLLAPSAVSKVPKVAILLCTYHGQHFLADQLDSFAAQTHANWQVCASDDGSRDDTHAILAQYRQQWGAKRLSMHAGPAQGFAANFLSLSCDTSIEADYYAYSDQDDIWEADKLQRALNWLAGIAPDVPALYCSRALLVDANNQPIGTSPLFTQAPSFANSLIQSIGGGNTMVFNNALRKLLIEAGKDVQIISHDCWAYMVASGCGGKVFYDACPSLRYRQHDANLVGTNRSWRARYSRLQLLCNGWFRSWNDHNIASLQRLRHRLTPENRRILDDFAKARQSRLLPRLWLMKRSGIHRQSLGGNIAFCVAAIFNKI; from the coding sequence GTGAGTCAATTCAAGCATGTATCCACTGCCGTGAGCGGCCGGCGCCACAGCGCGCCGATGGGCCGTAGCGCGCCCGAAGCGGCCAATTACGATATCCGCCAACAAAGCCGTTTGCTGGCGCCGTCGGCCGTGTCGAAAGTGCCGAAAGTGGCGATTTTGCTGTGCACTTATCATGGCCAGCATTTCCTGGCTGATCAGCTTGATTCTTTCGCCGCGCAGACGCATGCAAACTGGCAAGTTTGCGCATCCGACGATGGTTCCCGGGACGATACCCATGCGATCCTGGCGCAGTACCGGCAGCAGTGGGGCGCAAAACGCCTGAGCATGCATGCCGGACCGGCGCAAGGCTTCGCCGCCAATTTCCTGTCGCTCAGCTGCGATACCAGCATCGAGGCGGATTACTACGCTTATTCCGACCAGGACGATATCTGGGAAGCCGACAAATTGCAGCGGGCGCTGAATTGGCTGGCAGGCATTGCACCGGACGTGCCGGCCTTGTATTGTTCACGCGCCCTGCTGGTCGACGCAAATAATCAGCCCATCGGCACCTCGCCCCTGTTTACCCAGGCGCCCAGTTTCGCCAATTCCCTGATACAAAGCATCGGCGGTGGCAATACCATGGTGTTCAATAATGCGTTGCGCAAATTGCTGATCGAAGCGGGCAAGGATGTACAGATCATTTCGCATGACTGCTGGGCCTACATGGTGGCCAGCGGCTGCGGCGGCAAGGTATTTTACGATGCCTGTCCGTCCTTGCGCTACCGCCAGCATGACGCCAACCTGGTCGGCACCAACCGTAGCTGGCGCGCGCGCTACTCGCGCTTGCAACTCTTGTGCAATGGCTGGTTTCGCAGCTGGAACGATCACAATATTGCGTCCTTGCAACGCCTCCGTCACCGATTGACGCCGGAAAATCGACGCATCCTCGATGATTTCGCCAAAGCCCGCCAGAGTCGGCTGCTTCCAAGGCTGTGGCTGATGAAGCGCTCCGGCATTCACCGTCAAAGCCTGGGCGGCAATATCGCATTCTGCGTGGCCGCCATTTTTAATAAAATATAA
- a CDS encoding methyltransferase domain-containing protein — protein sequence MAHPQQQAFCETVKARFPQYFSGTMVLDIGALDINGNNQVLFDAETLYLGLDIAEGRNVDIICPGHELGLPDATFDMVISTECLEHDRHWVATLNNAIRLLRPGGMLLMTCATTGRPEHGTRRTTPADAPLLAEVDDEWADYYRNLDEHDVRAEIDVPAMFQFAEFSIGHETCDLYFVAIKHGTYQRRLNRSTSVATRPSTVQAIELREQLQRSFEHLHLREQDFSRLLDMMSTEQRARQHDIDTLKATTEQLADVRVQLALTAAREANVFSELHRVQSLSQLQHEELDAIYRSRSWRATGALRWVSRKTGKARTLLRLSRNGLRYALRGDFAGLANRLRAFRADRVSHAILLSGPPKHWCVMATPHTLFIAHLIARQLRNQGWEVDITTEPPAGFPHQMYIVVCPQMFKQLPPGERRIVYQMEQSVSSRWFTDDYFHILEHSMAVLDYATVNIEFLAQHNVAYPHVYYLPVGADPAYAPVAAPVEKTCDVLFYGDSNSSARRRAMLDTLKQHFNVRVCSEVFGADMNAAIRSARIVINLHYYENALLEMPRVQECLSLGIPLVSEASQDQADYPELAGAVTFFEQGNADAMVAAVRHALAQQVPEEAVKASASLSDQRFTYMFGRFLVAMNLLDTDTLKDVTIPVPPGSTRVALSMPETIVRRRIFEANKPQDCAVFDGVRLRPGWVGCALSYSTLARHALKHDVTRLTVLEDDALLPEDFEEKMRTVNAYLDARAGQWDIFAGVIASLHPDTRILHSEVFQGMRFLTVDKMTSMVCNIYDTSALRLLASWDPSHRNDQTNTIDKYVERQKELRVVVALPFLVGHREEVHSTLWGFQNTQYSDMIQSSSEALTALAGKHAVLA from the coding sequence ATGGCTCATCCACAACAGCAAGCATTTTGCGAAACCGTCAAAGCCCGCTTTCCGCAGTATTTTTCCGGCACCATGGTGCTCGATATCGGCGCGCTCGATATCAATGGCAATAACCAGGTGCTGTTCGATGCCGAGACCTTGTATCTGGGCCTGGACATCGCGGAAGGCCGCAATGTCGACATCATTTGCCCCGGCCATGAACTGGGCCTGCCGGATGCGACCTTCGACATGGTGATTTCCACCGAATGCCTGGAGCATGACCGCCATTGGGTTGCCACCCTCAACAATGCCATACGCCTGCTGCGGCCGGGTGGCATGCTGCTGATGACCTGTGCCACCACCGGACGCCCCGAGCATGGCACGCGCCGCACCACGCCTGCCGATGCACCGTTGCTGGCAGAGGTCGATGATGAGTGGGCCGACTATTACCGCAATCTCGATGAACACGATGTGCGCGCCGAGATCGACGTGCCCGCCATGTTCCAGTTTGCCGAGTTCTCGATCGGACACGAAACCTGCGATCTGTATTTTGTGGCCATCAAGCATGGCACCTACCAGCGGCGGCTGAACCGTTCCACCTCGGTGGCGACGCGGCCGTCCACCGTGCAGGCAATCGAATTGCGCGAGCAACTGCAGCGCTCGTTTGAACATCTGCATCTGCGCGAGCAGGATTTTTCCAGACTGCTCGACATGATGTCGACCGAACAGCGCGCGCGTCAGCATGACATCGATACGCTCAAGGCCACGACGGAACAGCTGGCCGACGTCCGGGTTCAGCTGGCATTGACGGCGGCAAGGGAAGCAAATGTCTTTTCCGAACTGCACCGCGTGCAATCGCTGAGCCAGTTGCAGCACGAAGAGCTCGACGCCATCTATCGCTCCCGCTCCTGGCGTGCGACCGGTGCGCTGCGCTGGGTGTCGCGCAAGACCGGCAAGGCCAGGACGCTGCTGCGCCTGTCGCGCAATGGCTTGCGCTATGCCTTGCGTGGCGACTTTGCAGGATTGGCCAACCGCCTGCGGGCGTTTCGGGCCGACCGTGTCTCGCATGCCATCTTGCTCAGTGGTCCGCCGAAGCACTGGTGCGTCATGGCCACGCCGCATACCCTGTTCATTGCCCATCTGATTGCGCGCCAGTTGCGCAATCAGGGGTGGGAAGTCGATATCACGACCGAGCCGCCAGCCGGTTTTCCCCATCAGATGTATATCGTGGTCTGCCCGCAAATGTTCAAGCAGCTGCCGCCGGGCGAACGGCGCATCGTGTATCAGATGGAACAGTCGGTCAGCTCGCGCTGGTTTACCGATGACTATTTTCACATCCTCGAGCACTCCATGGCGGTGCTCGATTATGCAACCGTCAACATCGAGTTTCTCGCCCAGCACAATGTGGCCTACCCGCATGTCTATTATTTGCCGGTAGGGGCCGATCCGGCGTATGCGCCCGTCGCCGCGCCAGTGGAAAAAACATGCGATGTGCTGTTCTATGGCGATTCGAACAGTTCTGCCCGCCGCCGCGCCATGCTCGATACCTTGAAGCAGCATTTCAATGTGCGTGTGTGCAGCGAGGTGTTTGGGGCGGACATGAATGCGGCCATCCGCAGCGCCCGGATCGTGATCAACCTGCACTATTACGAGAATGCCTTGCTGGAAATGCCGCGCGTCCAGGAATGCCTGTCGCTGGGAATACCGCTGGTGTCCGAGGCTTCGCAGGATCAGGCGGATTATCCGGAACTGGCAGGGGCGGTGACATTCTTTGAACAGGGCAATGCCGACGCCATGGTGGCGGCGGTACGCCATGCACTGGCCCAGCAAGTACCGGAAGAGGCGGTCAAGGCATCGGCCAGCTTGTCGGACCAGCGCTTTACCTATATGTTTGGCAGGTTCCTGGTGGCCATGAACCTGCTGGACACCGACACGCTCAAGGACGTCACCATCCCGGTACCGCCGGGCAGCACGCGGGTGGCCTTGTCGATGCCGGAAACCATCGTCCGGCGCCGTATCTTCGAAGCGAACAAGCCGCAGGACTGCGCCGTATTCGACGGCGTGCGCCTGCGTCCGGGCTGGGTCGGTTGCGCCCTGTCGTACTCGACCCTGGCGCGGCACGCCTTGAAGCATGACGTGACGCGGCTGACGGTACTGGAAGACGATGCCTTGCTGCCTGAGGACTTCGAGGAAAAGATGCGTACTGTAAATGCTTACCTGGATGCCCGCGCAGGGCAGTGGGATATTTTTGCCGGCGTCATTGCATCACTGCATCCTGACACCCGGATCTTGCATTCGGAAGTTTTCCAGGGCATGCGTTTTCTGACCGTCGACAAGATGACCAGCATGGTATGCAATATCTATGACACTTCGGCCTTGCGCCTGCTGGCATCGTGGGATCCGTCGCATCGCAACGACCAAACCAATACCATCGACAAATATGTGGAACGCCAGAAAGAATTGCGCGTCGTGGTCGCCTTGCCCTTCCTCGTCGGACACCGCGAAGAAGTGCATTCCACGCTATGGGGATTCCAGAATACCCAGTACAGCGACATGATACAGAGCAGCAGCGAGGCGCTGACGGCCCTGGCGGGCAAGCACGCCGTGCTGGCTTGA
- a CDS encoding ABC transporter permease: MKDFSVSPREMVASLWRNRSLVRALIQREVIGRYRGSFMGILWSFFNPVFMLVIYTFVFSVVFKARWSSGSDSKTEFALVLFAGLIMFNLFAECFNRAPGLILSNVNYVKKVVFPLEILPWVVLGSAMFHTLISIGVWLIAYVILFGTPHATVLMLPLVMLPLLLLIMGLSWGLAALGVYLRDVSQVIGVMTTVLMFLSPIFYSGSSLPENYRHLLLLNPLTPAIEQARDVLFWGIVPDFGMAGLYLLGSAVIAWLGFAWFQKTRKGFADVL, translated from the coding sequence ATGAAAGACTTTTCGGTTTCACCGAGAGAAATGGTTGCCAGTTTGTGGCGTAACCGCAGTCTGGTACGGGCCCTGATACAGCGCGAGGTCATCGGCCGCTACCGTGGTTCCTTCATGGGCATCCTCTGGTCGTTTTTCAATCCCGTGTTCATGCTGGTCATCTACACGTTCGTGTTCAGTGTCGTATTCAAGGCGCGCTGGAGCAGTGGCAGCGACTCCAAGACGGAGTTTGCGCTGGTGCTGTTTGCCGGGCTGATCATGTTCAATTTATTTGCAGAATGCTTCAACCGCGCGCCGGGATTGATATTGTCCAATGTGAACTATGTCAAGAAGGTGGTGTTTCCATTGGAAATACTGCCCTGGGTCGTGCTGGGCTCCGCCATGTTTCATACCTTGATCAGTATCGGCGTGTGGCTGATTGCGTATGTGATTCTGTTTGGCACGCCGCATGCCACCGTGCTGATGTTGCCGCTGGTGATGCTGCCCCTGCTGCTGCTGATCATGGGGCTGAGCTGGGGGCTGGCGGCGCTGGGCGTGTACCTGCGTGACGTGTCGCAAGTCATTGGTGTCATGACGACGGTGCTGATGTTTTTATCGCCGATTTTTTATTCAGGTAGTTCCTTGCCTGAAAATTACCGCCATTTGCTGTTGCTTAATCCATTGACGCCCGCCATCGAACAGGCGCGTGATGTGCTGTTCTGGGGCATAGTTCCTGACTTTGGCATGGCCGGCTTGTATTTGCTGGGTTCGGCCGTGATTGCATGGCTGGGCTTTGCATGGTTCCAGAAGACCAGAAAGGGTTTTGCAGATGTCCTCTGA
- the rfbD gene encoding dTDP-4-dehydrorhamnose reductase — translation MKILLLGKNGQVGWELQRSLAPLGELVAVGRDEGGLCGDLANLDGLAATVRQLAPDVIVNAAAYTAVDRAENEVELCHTVNALAPGVLAAEAARSGALLVHYSTDYVFDGSGQAPWREDAATGPLSVYGKTKLAGEQAIAAAACRHLIFRTSWVYAARGGNFARTMLRLADERERLSVVDDQIGAPTGADLIADVTAHALRSLQYQAAPGGIYHLAAAGQTSWHGYASFVIALARETGVPLRVAANAIDAVGSAAFPAPAPRPKNSRLALQKIEQAFELTMPPWQAGVRRMLSEILGK, via the coding sequence ATGAAAATTCTATTATTGGGCAAGAATGGACAAGTCGGCTGGGAATTGCAGCGCAGCCTGGCGCCGCTGGGCGAACTGGTTGCCGTCGGCCGCGATGAAGGCGGCCTGTGCGGCGACCTTGCCAACCTGGATGGCCTGGCCGCCACGGTGCGACAGCTTGCTCCCGATGTGATCGTCAATGCGGCCGCCTATACGGCCGTGGACCGCGCCGAAAATGAGGTTGAGCTGTGCCATACCGTCAACGCGCTGGCACCCGGCGTGCTGGCGGCCGAGGCGGCCCGCAGCGGTGCGCTGCTGGTGCATTATTCAACCGATTATGTATTCGACGGCAGCGGCCAGGCGCCTTGGCGCGAAGACGCGGCAACCGGTCCGCTGAGCGTGTACGGCAAGACCAAGCTGGCGGGCGAGCAGGCCATCGCCGCTGCTGCATGCCGGCACCTGATTTTCCGCACCAGCTGGGTGTATGCGGCGCGCGGCGGCAATTTTGCCAGGACCATGCTGCGCCTGGCGGACGAGCGTGAACGCCTGTCGGTGGTCGATGACCAGATCGGTGCGCCCACGGGCGCCGACCTGATCGCCGATGTGACGGCCCATGCGCTGCGGTCCTTGCAATATCAAGCGGCGCCGGGTGGCATCTATCACCTGGCCGCCGCCGGCCAGACGTCGTGGCATGGCTATGCCAGTTTCGTGATCGCACTGGCGCGCGAGACCGGCGTGCCGCTGCGCGTGGCGGCCAACGCCATCGATGCGGTTGGCAGTGCGGCATTTCCCGCACCTGCGCCGCGACCGAAAAATTCACGGCTGGCGCTACAGAAAATCGAGCAGGCTTTCGAATTGACAATGCCGCCATGGCAGGCAGGCGTACGCAGGATGCTGAGCGAAATCCTGGGAAAATAA
- a CDS encoding ABC transporter ATP-binding protein, producing MSSEVAIKVENLSKCYQIYAQPHDRLKQSLYPRMQRMLGRQARQYYREFWALKELSFEIRRGQTVGIIGRNGSGKSTLLQMICGTLNPTSGSVQTHGRVAALLELGSGFNPEFTGRENVYLNAAVLGLSHDETAARFADIETFADIGDFIDQPVKTYSSGMMVRLAFAVIAHVDADILVVDEALAVGDAFFTQKCMRFLRGFMKNGTVLFVSHDTGAIKNFCSHAIWLDKGVVIETGAPKDVCELYLQAYYESQQGKGTAAKVALPRREAKELPRADQRREFINHSNLRNDLQVFEFNADAASFGKGGAHIVNVEFLDQHGAVLSWVVGGEQVTLRVTAQAHELLLAPIVGFLIKDRLGQPLFGDNTYLSHAGMAPECRAGDEIRAEFTFYMPILPAGDYSISTALADGTQDQHVQHHWMHDAVLFKSEASSAATGLVGIPMIGITLDALANTEAQ from the coding sequence ATGTCCTCTGAGGTTGCCATCAAAGTAGAAAATCTGAGCAAATGCTACCAGATTTATGCGCAGCCGCACGACAGGCTGAAACAGTCCTTGTATCCCAGAATGCAGCGCATGCTGGGGCGGCAAGCGCGGCAATATTATCGCGAATTCTGGGCCTTGAAAGAGTTGTCGTTTGAAATACGCCGTGGCCAGACGGTGGGGATCATCGGCCGCAATGGCAGCGGCAAGTCGACCCTGCTGCAAATGATCTGCGGCACGCTCAATCCCACCAGCGGCAGCGTGCAGACGCATGGCCGCGTCGCCGCCTTGCTGGAGCTGGGTTCGGGTTTCAATCCCGAATTCACGGGCCGCGAAAATGTCTATCTGAATGCGGCCGTGCTGGGCCTGAGCCACGATGAAACGGCGGCCCGTTTTGCCGATATCGAGACCTTTGCCGATATCGGTGATTTTATCGATCAGCCGGTCAAGACCTATTCCAGCGGCATGATGGTGCGTCTGGCGTTCGCCGTGATTGCGCACGTCGATGCCGACATCCTGGTGGTCGATGAAGCACTGGCCGTCGGTGATGCTTTTTTCACGCAAAAATGCATGCGTTTTCTGCGTGGTTTCATGAAAAATGGCACGGTCCTGTTCGTTAGCCACGATACGGGCGCCATCAAGAATTTCTGCAGTCATGCGATCTGGCTCGACAAGGGCGTGGTGATCGAAACCGGCGCACCGAAGGATGTCTGCGAACTGTATTTGCAGGCCTATTATGAGTCGCAACAAGGCAAGGGGACGGCCGCCAAGGTTGCCCTGCCGCGTCGCGAGGCCAAAGAGCTGCCGCGCGCCGACCAGCGGCGCGAGTTCATCAATCACAGCAACTTGCGCAATGATCTGCAGGTATTCGAATTCAACGCCGATGCCGCCTCCTTCGGCAAGGGCGGCGCGCATATCGTCAATGTCGAATTCCTCGACCAGCACGGCGCCGTGCTGTCCTGGGTGGTGGGCGGCGAGCAGGTGACACTGCGCGTGACGGCGCAGGCACACGAATTGCTGCTGGCGCCCATCGTCGGCTTCCTGATCAAGGACAGGCTGGGACAGCCTTTGTTTGGCGACAATACCTACCTTTCCCATGCCGGCATGGCGCCGGAATGCCGTGCAGGCGACGAGATCCGGGCCGAATTTACCTTTTACATGCCCATCCTGCCCGCCGGCGACTACAGCATCAGTACGGCATTGGCCGATGGCACGCAGGATCAGCATGTCCAGCACCACTGGATGCATGACGCGGTGCTGTTCAAGTCGGAAGCGAGCAGCGCGGCAACCGGCCTGGTCGGCATTCCCATGATCGGCATTACGCTCGATGCGCTGGCAAACACAGAGGCGCAGTAA